The Deltaproteobacteria bacterium genome segment GACCAGGACCTCCGGCGTAAATCCGGTCGCCATTATCATAAACAGTAACCCACCCTAGACGGTCAGCGGCGAGGGAAAGCCCGGCGCTGGAACCCAGTTCGACCAGATCGAACTGCCGGAACTCCAGCACAGAAGCTGCAAGAAGCCAGCAGGCGGACCGGCGTATCTCGTTTGTCTGGATCTGACCGCTCCGGAGTGTTTCCATTACAGCCGGGGACGGAGCGGACAGAAGTGACTTTACGCCCTCAAGAAAGTCTGCTGCCTCGGATCTGTCCAGCCCGACCGGCAGGCGCCGGCCATAGAATGTCTGCAGGATTCTTGCGGAGGGTTCTCCTCGTAAAACGGCGGCGTGGATCGATGCCGCAACAACCAGCGGAGACTCAAACCAGGCGCCGAAAGTCCGCTGTGCCCAAGTCGTTTCAAGAAGCCTGCGAAACCATTCCTCTTCCCTCCACCACTGGCCCAGCGCATTGAAAAGAATTTGGTACAGGGGAGACCGTTCCTGGCAGAATTTCGCCTGCTTGTCGCAGATATCGGCAAAACCAGAAGGTACGGGCATGGAACGCCAGCCTTTGTCAGACTTGAGGCTCAGCGCCTAGGCGGGATGCCAGAGCTTGCATTTTCCGGGCAAGCGCGGTGTCGAGGTCAGAGATTGCCTTGAGATCATGGGTGATGAGATCAACGGTGATGTAGGCCCAGACATTAAACCACTCAGGATGGTGATCCATTGCCTGCGCCTCCGCGGCGATGGCCGACATAAAGCCGATTGCCTCAGGAAATCCGGTGAATTTCCATTTCACATGGAGCTTGCCGCTCTCGATCCGCCAACCAGGAAGCAGCTTCAGGGCGTCAGCAATTTCGGTATCCGTCAGTCTTCTCGCGCGCATTGGGAATAGTCTCCTGATGTTGGCGACGGTAGCCGCCCGGGGGATCCCGGCGTCAACCGGTATGTATGTGCAGGCGCGAAACATAGTTCGCACTGCGCTCGCTGATACGCGTTTGGCTTCTGGGGATAGAGCATAAAGAACAATGATTTTTACCGGCAGATTCGGTAAAGATATCGCTCATCAGAGTGGCGCATGAAAACCAGCTGCCACGGAGGCCTGCAATCTAAAGTGAAGCCATCACCGCAAGAGATGAAGATGCTCTATGAGAAGATGCTGCTGTGCCGGCGCTTCGAGGAAAAAGCCGCTG includes the following:
- a CDS encoding 4a-hydroxytetrahydrobiopterin dehydratase gives rise to the protein MRARRLTDTEIADALKLLPGWRIESGKLHVKWKFTGFPEAIGFMSAIAAEAQAMDHHPEWFNVWAYITVDLITHDLKAISDLDTALARKMQALASRLGAEPQV
- a CDS encoding DUF2332 family protein, whose amino-acid sequence is MPVPSGFADICDKQAKFCQERSPLYQILFNALGQWWREEEWFRRLLETTWAQRTFGAWFESPLVVAASIHAAVLRGEPSARILQTFYGRRLPVGLDRSEAADFLEGVKSLLSAPSPAVMETLRSGQIQTNEIRRSACWLLAASVLEFRQFDLVELGSSAGLSLAADRLGWVTVYDNGDRIYAGGPGQSSLETPVTGSDAPRTFDWQVARRIGIDRNPLDASDPQTQLWLKALVWPDQAERMKLLELGLEAAISPGRPKIEFRQMELPDGLEPEEWSAGSTPVLFWNSITTGYFSNSQYLDLKDRISRTLDRRPGAWLEFELPRSPANRPESVRKDEAVLMLHRRETGRWHSKILAAAEAHVPSIRWLASRQQ